Within the Rosa rugosa chromosome 2, drRosRugo1.1, whole genome shotgun sequence genome, the region ACCTTCCTCTCGAAGAAAGGAAAATCGCATAAATTGATGAGGTCTAAACTTCCTGCCCAAGAATAAAATGGAGAAATGGAAGGTTGACTACTAGCCTTCTTTATTATAAAATACCCGAATGCAAAAGACACTACGACCACCTAAAGCTTCATATCTAAGCTCGTTCTAAAAATCGGTCTGGGCGCCCGCCTAGGCGGTGCCTAGGCGCTGGACGCTGAGTGACCGCCCCGATTTTGAGCTAGGCGACAGGGGAGATCGGGTTGCGTTTTGACGGGCGCCTAGGCGGGCACTAGGCGGCCTGGGCGTTGGGCTAGGCGCTGGGCGGGCTACTCGGATGCATTTGTTCTCCTCTCTCTTGCGGTTTCTCCCTCCTTGACGACACGATGGCTCTATTCTCTCTCAAGTCTCTCCTCATGTCGTCCATCAATCTGTAGTCCTAACATCACTatgtctctctcctctcctcaaATCTGTCCCTTTCTCCCTCCTCTTTAAACTAATTTAGTGCAAACCAAACCACACCATACAGAAAGATTGAAGTTTTGAGTTGGGTTTCGAAATCTCAACTGAAAAAGCAGAAGAATCCAGATGGGATTGTCACCCAAACTTTTGGGTCACAAGAAATTTGGAAAGAACTGATTTTCTGAGGATCAGATTTAGAGCGGGGAAGAACTTGGATAATCAAAATGGATGtagccatttttttttcttttatttgctgaggagagaaagagaagagagggagGGGGACACTGAAGTGAAGAAGACGACAATGATAATTGATAAAGCACGATTAGTACGTGGGGGATTCTGAGCCGTTGGATGTGGGGAGTGAATGAGTGATGGCAAGAATTTGTTCCTACAAAGAGGTATTTTAGGGTTGTATATCTTATGGACTAactgctgcttgttttgttttgggCTTTAATTTCTTTGGATTAACATGTTAAGCATGTTTTCCACCTCAACAAATAGGcatggtttgttttttttcttttattcccACACTTGAGATAGCTaatagagtttttctattggaacctccaaatttactcacttgacctctatactttttacacctcttatcaaattttcaaatactaaatttactcactaaacctcactaaacttcctcaaataacctcacctcatataatttgcaaacaaattattatctttaaaataaaaaatttagtcatttcaatgatttaatcactctataaatcttaaataaatatacatttcttaatcaaacttgagtttcaaaaattaatgtctaatcaataagaaaatgccatgaactattatcttttttaatttttttttctattttagctgtgcaaaaaaaaaaatgaagaaatcatttgtttttattttccaaaaaaaaaaatcattcttttttttaatgttttttttctgtattttttgtacctcatgattgattatttaaatatttttagtttttttttttttttgcaaatataatggattgacttagaattaggtcataaatcataagaggatttattttattttccctcaccaatatgcgttcaacatatatatcaatatcatacatttttatgtcacatgatcttaatcatatttttgattcttattaaatatatatgaatgctttaatgagtatgtagtgaaattgaaaaatgaaaaattgaaaaaagataaggaaaataataaggaatacaatctaatattattgaatttgaaagtctacataaaataaatataatatttttttggtataattattgtccttaataatcattttatagtaggttatatatgtcatttaataattcataatagagcgaggtcaagtgagcagatttggaggtcccaataaaaACTCTCTAGCTAATAATAAGTACGATGGTTTAAttcataaatattttatttCCTTATTTTGTTTACCTTCAATTAATTGTAGGACttctaatattattattaattttatgtcatcaaaataattaaaaatattaaaaaaataaaaaccgcctagtccccccGCCTaagcccctaggcgctagtcctcaggccaccgcccgactagcgcctagcgttttttagaaccttgtcaaaaattcaaaatcttcaaaccCTTTTCCATGGCGGATGAGATTGTTTTGTTGGATTTCTGGATCAGCCCTTTTGGGATGAGGGTCAAGATCGCTCTAGCGGAGAAAGGCATCGAGTACGAGTACAAGGACCAGGACTTGATGAACAAGAGCCCACTCTTGCTGCAGTCCAATCCAGTTCACAAGAAGATCCCGGTTCTCATTCATAATGGCAAACCCATCTGTGAGTCCCTCATTGCCCTCGAGTACATTGACGAGGTTTGGAATGATATTACTCCACTGTTACCCTCTGATCCTTACCTCAGATTCCAAGCCAGGTTCTGGGCCGACTTTGTTGACAAAAAGGTAATTTACTGATTTTGTGTCAAGTAGGAATTAACATGTAGATGGAATCACCGATCGAATCAGGTTAAGCGTTTTTATGTCAATTTCTTAGTTAACCCTTAAAATTTTGCAGTTTGTTGATTGTGCGACTAAGGTATGGACAACCAAAGGAGATGAACATGAAGCAGCAAAGAAGGGCTTCCTTGAATCCATTAAATTGCTAGTAGGAGAGCTTGGAGACAAGCCTTTCTTTGGGGGTGAGACCCTTGGATTCGTTGACGTCTCACTAGTGCCTTTCTATAGCTGGCTTTCCGTGTGTGAAAAGTTTGGCAACTTCAGTGTTGAGGAAGAGAGCCCAGACTTCATTGCTTGGGCGAAGAGGTGTTTGCAGAAGGAGAGCGTGTCCCGGTCTCTTCCTGACCAGGATAAGGTCTATGACTTTGTTGTGCAATTGAGGAAACTTAAAGGCTTGGAATAAAAAGATGGCATCCGATCCCAAGGGAGCATGAAGGGCAAGTGATCAATTAGCAAAGAAAAAGCTATTAGAATTGTGATGACATTGTAACTTGTTATAGAGAAGAGGGACTTGAATATTatcttttaatttcattttgagTACTTATTGTTTTAGAACATCTCGAGTGGATATATCTTTTGGCTTGtgttaaatttaaatttcacaGATGACATGACAACTTATCTAATTTTAGCTCCAACCAATATATCAAGATTGAATATTATTTTAATCAACAACGTACTTGATTTTCCCAATTTTAGACAGACCGCGCTACCAAGTTCCCCTTCTTCACTGACTGAAGAATCCTTCTTAATTATTTGATTTATTCTTCAAGCGATAGATAATTATCTCAGCATAAATTATATCCAAAGTCACCCAGCGTAAATTTGAGGTGAGGTCATGGTTATTAAGTATGAATCTCAATTATACTATGCATCAAACAAGAATAAAATATCTCGTTCTCCCGAAAATTGAATTAAGCTTGATAGATAAGTTGTTGCACTAAAGCTTGAGACAAATTCGATCAGCAAAGAGCTATAGGAACAACCTTTTTAAGGCAGCTCTTAGAAAAACTCTCAAAGAAAGACGAGTAATAGAAAATGTTGAGTAAAAGTTGGAGTGGTTCTTCCTAAAATTCATGTATTGTAACCAAAAAGTTAGACTTAACCAGCCGTCAATTGATACAAATCCAACTAAGAGCTATAAGAACAACCTTTTTAAGACATGCAGCATAGAAGAAAAAAGGCGAGTAGATAGGAAGATACTGATAATCAAATTTACGCTGATCCGGAAAAAAAGGGTGGTTGACAaacctataatttttttttttttagtaatatCTACACTCCtgatttcttttttgttcattAAACTTTCCAAATTACCCGGTACcatcttattattttccttgtgACTTATTGCTTGTATCATAACAACTAGAGCTCGATCTTCTTTCTCTATtatattctctctcttcccttttGGAAGATCATATGGGGTGTGACCAAGTTGCAAATACTCACGTTATGATTTCCATGAAGGAGGTCCATTTTATTTGgttagaaaattaaaatcatGCCTGATTGACTTACTAGTATAGCCGTATAGCTAGTATTCAGTGTGATTCACCTGTGATTCTGTGAATCTGTGATCGATGCTTCCGGTAGTAAAGTTCTCTTACTCCTCTTCcttttttattgtttattttaCCCACTCCTCTTAAAGGAAGGAAAATAGCATATCAGATCTACTTCCTGCCCAAGAAGTATACTTaaagatatatataaaattgtTAGTTATAGATTTGATGCCAGGAGCAGTGACGTAACCGCACCTGATTGGAAGGATCCAGAATGTAAGGAGAAATGGAGCATTGACTACTAGCCTTCTTTATTGGGAAATTTTGTGCATAAATACCCCCATGGAATGGACACTAGCTACCACACCACCTAAAGCTTCATATCTAAGCTAGCTCGTTTTGTAACCCTTATATTCATCGATCAAAATCATCAAAACCTTTCAATGGCAGATGAGGTTGTGTTGTTGGATTTCTGGCCGAGTCCATTTGGGATGAGGCTGAGGATCGCTCTAGCTGAGAAAGGCATCAAGCACGAGTACAAGGAGGAAGACCTCAAGAACAAGAGCCCACTTTTGCTGAAGTCGAACCCGGTTCACAAGAAGATCCCGGTTCTCATTCACAACGGCAAACCCGTCAGTGAATCCCTCATTGCCCTCCAGTACATTGACGAAACTTGGAATGACAACGCTCCACTGTTGCCCTCTGATCCTTATCTCAGATCCCAAGCCAAGTTCTGGGCCGAATTTGTTGACAAAAAGGTAGTTACTGGTTTCGTGATACGTACAAATATGTTGATGGGTTTAGGTCTAGTGTTTTCAGGTTAGTTAGTTATTTAAtccattattatttttctcttttatggTTTTTGCAGGTTGCTGATTTTGGGAGGAAGGTATGCATGACCAAAGGAGAAGAACAGGAGGCAGCAAAGAACGGTTTACTTGATTGCATTGAATTACTGGAAGGAGAACTTGGAGAGAAGCCTTACTTTGGGGGTGAGACCCTTGGTTTCGTGGACGTGACACTCGTTCCCTGCTATGGCTGGCTTTCCGTGTACGAGAAGTTTGGCAACTTCAGTATAGAGGCAGAGCACCCAGTATTCATAGCTTGGGGGAAGAGGTGTTTGCAGAAGAAGAGTGTGTCCAAGTCTCTTCCTGACCAGCAAAAGCTCTATGACTTCGTTGTGCAATTGAGGAAAAGGCATGAAATAGAATAGATGGCATCGGAGGAAGCATGCAGGGCATAATAACTAATAAGCAAGTGATGATTATCATTCGTTGCTTCTTCTGCTTTTAATGTTTCAACCTCTTATGAACCTTTGGTCAAACTTTAGGGTTGTTTACATGTACAATAACGGGCAATTCACCAAGCCCTCCACATtcggtttttcttttttaattttcccTTTGTTGTAAAATTCTCAGACTGCAGAACAACATTTAAACCATTCACTTGCACTGCAAATTAAAAGAAAGTTCTTCTGATCATATTATATACTTTTAAAAACTTTccaattaagaaaaaaaacaacaacaaaaaaagaaaatggttCTTGACCAAGCCCTCCATAGTATGGGGTACTTTGTTGTACCTCTGATCCTGTTTCTTTCTTGTAACCCTGTTTGCTTTTGTAGTCGAATTATGACATTTAATTTGATGTTAACAATTTTCCTTTTGGACAATTAACGTACTGTtgttaggttgtttttttttgtttttttgaaaggtGGATTTCATTAAACGCATGCTaagatggccattacatatccttctgctgccttcaactagacagatcaagaagtcgTAGCAAGGGAACTACTGCGATACATAGAGACAGACcatctatattcgaactaaccgctcacttatttaaaagtgagcctataaactatggaaaATAGCtaagacatagtaaataggctccCACCACAATGAACTAGATTTTTTCCTTGCCCTTCAAGCTAGGGCTTGGAGGCTTGCCCGAGTACAAAACAGTTAGGACTTCTTCAGCAGAGACCTTCGTTGCCTTAGTAGTTTTATTTTTGGATCCCAAAGGCCttcccctcttcttctttgcaCTTGGAAACTCAAGTGATGGTTTTAGCAACATAACTTCAGCCGACACCAACATACCTCCTGGAGTTTCGACAAGGCCCAAAGACTTAGCTCTAAATTTCGAGGAGAATTCAGGCACCCTAACCTTTTTTGCAGAAGCAACTGGACTTGATCTTCCTTCAAGCAAGTCAGACATCAAGAAATGCAATTTTTGTGGGGAGGGGGAAAAGATCGGCCCCTCTTAGCTGGACCGTCTGCCTCAACTGGAACAAGAGCAAGGAAGTCCCCATCACTAGGTTCCCGCGCAGTAGCATTTTTGATGATCACCGGCCTCCTTGGCTTGCCGGACTCAGGACCCCCAAACAACACTCTACGTACCCACCGGTGGCAAAATGGGCGTGGTGATGCCTTGAAACCTAAAGGTTCCTTCCTTGAAGTGATGGCCGTGTACTCCAAGAAACTGGTGAGTAAGGTCCAGTTTACAAGAAACTGGTTGTTCCACGGATTTCGCAGCAGAAGGCACCATGTTAGGGTTGCAGGGGCTTTTCTCATGAAAGACGCAAGCACAGATATCACACATGCCTACCATATTTTCATACAGAAAGTGCACCTCCTGCTCAACACCCTTAGCAAACCttaggggtttttttttttccagataaAATGGTTTCATGATCGAGTGGGATACTCGAACTCGAATCTCCCCCATGGCATCAAATAGCTTTCCATCGATGTCCAGATACTTTCCCGCCACCGTAGCCACATTTGCAATGGTTTTCCGCTGTTCAAACGCTGGAGGGATATCAGTTATACGAACCCAGAAGAAAAGATCAAGCATAGGCACCGATCTCAGCAATGCGATACCATCATAGGGCTGCAATACCATGAGAGTCCGGTTAAAACTCCATGGTCCACCCATCAACACCTTCCGGCAGTCACTCTTGAGATCAAAAGAGAACAGAAACCTATCTGGTGTCCTCTGCTGAACATTAAAGCCTTGACTCAAAACCCAAACACGCCGGAAGTGACGCTTCAGATCCATCGCCATCGTTGGCTTCGTGGTGAGGGGTCGTGCCAAGAGATAGGATTGGGATGTACGCTGCGCACCTCCCTCAGTCATATTAGAGATGTCCACAACGTCATTGCTTGCAATGGCAAGCGAAGTGGCAAAGTTCCTGGCAACAGAGTCAATATTTGCCATGATAGGCAGCGAGATAGGGTAGGAGATCGGTAGTTGTGGTTGTAGAAGCCGCCGACAGATGCCGGAATTGGATGCTAGGGTTTCTAGGTTTGCGCGGCCGTGGGAGCCTTTAGGGTTGGAATTCCTTTTTGAATATAACACAATCTGATGATACGTTGTTAAGTTGTTATATGTAGCTAAGAGTTCAAATATACTAATCTCTGATCCTAAATAGAATTTGTTATTGTTACATTGCATAACTAGTTTTTTATTTACTCTATATCTTTGACATTGGAatgtgttattatttttttaaagacaatttttttttctttaggggAATGACGAACGAATTATATTGATCAATcaatatctttttattttttttctattatatgTGGTTTTAGTTGTTTAtcctttttaattaattttggtttcgtcgtattttaatatatataaaagGTATCTACATAGAAAAGTTCTATTTTGACTAACAAACTCTTTTCTCTTCAATATAGTATAGATTTACGACCAGTTGGCCAGACCCTTTATGGCCGTGTTTCATTTTGGTTTGGTCTAATACCATTGTTAATTATGTTTTGATACTAAAAGAATATTATAATATAAAGAAAAaagtaggtttttttttttttttttaattttttttttatgacaaaagaagATTACAAGCTAAAACCTCTATTACAACCTAAATTATAGAAATCAAAATTAAAGGCATATAGTGAACTTAAAGGCAAGGCTCCATTCCAGCTACAAAACCACATCACACGACAAACCCCAGAGTTTGAATTTAAAGAATTCACACAATAAAAGGTTACCTTTGGATTTTGATTCGGGGTCGATTGCTGGTTCAGTGGTGCAAGCAGTAGCAAGGTCGTGTTGTAAGGAACAATCCTTGGCATGATGCCAATGAGAGAATATTTAACAACTTAAAAGGCTGCCTCTTGGGAAAGAATAATGAGCTTCAAATTATAACAAACTCATTCTCCCTTCAAATATTGAAGACAGTACATTGTGTTGGCCACATAGAACACAGCCAAAACAGATTCATTCCCATAAGCCAAGATCTAACAGTACATTTCTTACTGAAATTCCTCTTTGGGGTATAACCATATACATAATATGAACAAGCAATGCCTTGATTTCCACAAAAGTAAAATAGAATAGGCAAAATAGCTAAATTACCCCCTGACTTTTCCCATGACTGTCGATTTACCCcatgacatttcaattttgattatttacaccATGACTTTTCTAATTATGGCCGATTTACACCCTACTATTAACTTTTAGACTTTATATAGAATTCCTCCTTTAACTTTTAGACTTTATATAGAATTCCTCCTTTTCTAATTATGtaaatttgatttgattttaagAACCTAAAGCACTGAATACTGATTTCTTTCAATAAAAGGACAGAGTTAACTTAGACCAATCGACATTAATTAGCAGTGAAATACAAAATGCTAAATGTAGGTACCTTATAACTGACCTCACAAAATTTCAATCTTTCACTTTGAACTGATGCGAACCAATCTACAACAACGAGAACCCACAAATTACCATCACAACAGTTTGATCCAATTGCAAAAGATGTAGTAGTTACATAATATCCGAACCTGTTTCCATCTCCTCCCCCATTTTCGACCTACCACCACCACCTTTAGATAAACTCTCATCAGATCGATATGGAGATTGGGTTAGGTTTTGCTCTTCAACAACTCCCAATTTCAGTTCGAAGAAGGAAATTGATCTCCCCTTTGGGTTTGCTTTCAACCCATTATGTTAGGTTTTGCTCGGTTGAACTTTTGCAGCAGCAACCCATAAGTTCGGTTGCATGCACCTTCGACTAGCTATCAATTCGGTGCATTAGCAGTGACGTACTGGGCATCTCATTGGAACCTTCTCGAATATTTGGACCACTTTTGCAGCAGTAACCCATAAGTCCGGTTGCATGTACCTTAGACTAGCTATCAATTCGGTGCATAAGCAGTGACGTACTGGGCATCTCATTCATTGGAAGTTGGAACCTTCTCGAATATTTGGACCAAGTAACTCTATCTCCTACCTATTCTTCAATCCTATAGATACGTTGACTAATCATGTCTTTTGCTTTTGAATATTTGCCCATAAATACTAGTCCCAGCCACACAGCCCTTCATATCTAACCTAAAGCTACGTTTCAGAATCCTCACCCTTGCAATTTCGCTTATCATACCAATATCTTCAAAGACTTCGATGGCGGATGTTGGTGAcaaaaaattccgtagaggattttgactcatcaatgaatgcggactggagcgagAGCTGATCGGGAACGATCGAGGAGCTTTCTTGGAaagttgactcgaagtttgaccgtcggctcgaggaggggggtacctgcagaaaaccctccgatgcctaagtcagaacGTTTCtcagtagtggagtagagagaattggaatcAGATGGATTACC harbors:
- the LOC133733599 gene encoding probable glutathione S-transferase, translated to MADEIVLLDFWISPFGMRVKIALAEKGIEYEYKDQDLMNKSPLLLQSNPVHKKIPVLIHNGKPICESLIALEYIDEVWNDITPLLPSDPYLRFQARFWADFVDKKFVDCATKVWTTKGDEHEAAKKGFLESIKLLVGELGDKPFFGGETLGFVDVSLVPFYSWLSVCEKFGNFSVEEESPDFIAWAKRCLQKESVSRSLPDQDKVYDFVVQLRKLKGLE
- the LOC133733294 gene encoding probable glutathione S-transferase, which encodes MADEVVLLDFWPSPFGMRLRIALAEKGIKHEYKEEDLKNKSPLLLKSNPVHKKIPVLIHNGKPVSESLIALQYIDETWNDNAPLLPSDPYLRSQAKFWAEFVDKKVADFGRKVCMTKGEEQEAAKNGLLDCIELLEGELGEKPYFGGETLGFVDVTLVPCYGWLSVYEKFGNFSIEAEHPVFIAWGKRCLQKKSVSKSLPDQQKLYDFVVQLRKRHEIE